Sequence from the Mycoplasma cottewii genome:
AACTACTATAAATAATTTATCAAATAAAGAACTTGCTTTTTTTACTATATTTAAATGACCATCGTGAAATGGATCAAAACTTCCAGGATAAATAGCAATCTTCATAACAACCTCTTTTAATTCACATATTAATTATAGTTAATTAATACAAATTTTGAAATTAATATTACAAAAAAACAGTAACGACTGTTACTGTAATAAATTTGTATAGTTTAAAGCTATAACACTTTTAATTTCTCAATATGAATTATTATTTTCTTGTTTTTCAAGTGTAACTTCAAATTCTTGACCAATAATATTATTAAATTGAGAATTTGAGAACTTAGTTCTTATTAATTTATATTTAATTTTATTTTTTGATGAACTAATATGTTTAGTTGTTCAAGCATCTTTTTCATAGTATTGACCAATAATTTCTTTTTCTTTTTGGTTCAGTTCTTTTTGTTTATTATTTAAAACAAAACTTAAAGCTTCAAATAATGAGGTAACTGATTTTTTATTATTTACACTTACATTGTAAAATTCATCATGAATATTTAATCCACCTAATAAAATACATAAACTATGTGATATAGATTTTTTAATAAATGTTGATTGATCTATTCCTATTAAATATCTTAAAGGAGAAACTGATTTATCCATTGTAATTTCATTAGTTAAATCTTGACCATCTAAAGTAAATTTAATTTTATCTCATAAGAAATAAGAATAATCAGGTTTAGTTGAACTATCATTTGATTCACGAGAATCTAGTGAATCAATAATAGTTTGAAGAATATTTTTATTTTCAACTTTTTCTGATTTTGGATCTGATGAAGTCGCAGTCACTTTAATGTATAAAGATTTTAAAATATAACCTATTGCTGAAACATCAATTCCAATAGATTCTTTAGGGTGTTTATCTAAGTATTGTTCAACTGATGTTCCAATTCTAGATAAAAATTTATCTAAAGTTTCATCATTAATTCCATCTATACCTAGTGCTTTTAATTTAGATAATGGCACATTTATATTTTTTAATGACGGAATGTTTCTATAAAATGCAGTATTTGAAATTAATGATTCTCCAGAAATTTCTATAGCATTTTTAATATCAGCTAGAGAATTAATAACAGCAGGTTGATCTTTACCTTTTTGTTTTACTGGTTTATTGTTTGTTATTGCTTTAACAATAGGAATAAGTGGATTAGAGTTATCTTTAATATCTGGAATAATAAATTCAGCTCATTTTTGAGTAAACTCTGTTGCAAAATTTCCATTCTCATCATATAAAGTTTTAATTAGATCATATTCAGGAGTTTCAATATCTGATTGTTTTTCAAAGTATTTTCCAGCGTTTTCTAAATATGCTGGGAATCATTTTGTTTTATTTATCCCTGAACTTTGACTGTCTACAAATTCACTAGGTGAATTTATAAATTTATATTCAGTTAATTTATTTAATATTGTTCTTAAAGGGTCTAAAACTTTATTGATATCTTTTACTATACTTCCTATACTGTTAACAATACCTCTATTAGGAAGATTAATTACATCATATATAGATCACGCTTCAATGACTTTTCCAGGACCTAACCCTAAATATAGTGCTAACTCTCTTTTATTATCATCAATATATCTTATATCTAATATATCACTAAATAATTTTCAAATATTACTTATATTTATAAACGCATCTTTAAAAGTAAAATTAAATTCTTTATCTCTATAAAAAATATGTTTTATAAAATTCAATAATGTTGCACCAACATTAGAATAAAGTGAAAATAAATTTTTTAAAGCATTTATAACTGTAGTAATAATTCCTTTTTCACCAAAAATATGAACATGACCTGTTACATAGTTAATGTCAAAAAATCTTGTACCAGATCAAATTTCTATATTTAATTTATTACCATTAAAATAAGCTTTTTTATGACCTGCGCTAACTTTTTCAAATAATTTATTAATTTGATCAGTTATTAATTTTTGAATATTATCTTGATGAGTTTTAACGTATTTTTCAATTATAGGAACTACATGTTCTAAAGCATTTGATAAGAAAAGTATTAAATTTTGAACTGAGTTAATAAGATCGAAAAATAAATTAGAAGTTCCAATACTATTTGGTTTATTTTTTGCATCAAAATAAACTTTAGATTTATCTACTCTTTTAAACATGAAATCTAAAAATCTGTTAGCGTATTTTTCTTCTTGCATTACTTTAGCTAAACCTTTAATTAAAACTAAAAGATCTAATTTGTCATCAGCTAAAATTTTAAATGACTCAACTCTTTTATTTAATAGTTCACTTATACTTAAATTTTCATTAACTACATAATACATTGAAAAGTATAATTCACTTTTTATATATCTTAAAAGTTCAGGTAGTATTTTAATTAACATTTCACGGTTAAAAACGTTTTTAAATTCATTAAAAACGTTTTTTATTTTATCTAAAAATTCAACATCTTTTTTACCAAACTCAGTTGCAATTACTTGATAAGCTGTTTTTAAAATAAAACTTGATAAATCTTCTGCTAAATTATCAGTATTATGATTAAAATGCTCTTGCCCTGTAATAGCTGTTGAAATACTATTTAATTCTTTATTAAATAATTGTCTTACGTTTAAGTTTTTATAAAAACTAGGATTTAATTTATGGTTATTAATTAAAAATTCACCTATACTTTTAAGTGTTTTTTCATTATTAACAATAAATTCTATTACTTTTTTTACAATATCATTGTGTTTAATGCTATCAATAAGTTTATTTGTTGTTAAAACATTTTTTTGAATTAAATCAATTCCCAATCCTAAAGTTTGAGATGAAACACTTGCTAAAGTATTTTGAACAATAGATAGTTGATTAATTAAAGGTTCAATACTATCTGGAACGATTGAATCAGGTGATTTTTTAGTTATATCTTTAAGTTGATTATTATCATTTTTATCTATATATTGAATTTCTTTATTAAAAAGATCACTACTTTTACCAAAATAACTTTCTAAAACATCACCAATTTTAGTATCACTAACTGAACTATCGTTATCTGGTTTTCATATAAAATTAGTTCCTAATTCATCAATTACTTTTTTATTTGCTAAACGTTGATTAATATAATTAGCATCAATTCCTTCTTCATCATTTAAAATTTTACCTTTAACAGCATAAGAACTTAGTTTAATATAATTTTCAACACTATTAATAAATTTATTTTTTTTATTATCTACATAACTAGAAGTAAAACCTAAAAAAGCACTTATAACAACTAAAAGCATTAAAATAGGTACATATCATTTTTTATAATCTTTTAATGATTTTCATAATTTAGCCATTAGATTAAACCTACTCTCCTTTTAGTTTTTATAAGATAAACAAATAAATTTGCATTTAATATTTTATTAGGTTTATCTTTTCAATACTAATATTATATAATATAAGCATGTAATTTGTACATTAACAAAAAAACGTTTTTAAAGGTGGTTGTATGAGAAATTTATTTTTAATGATTAAACAAGGAATGAAATGAATCTATAATTTAAAGTTACAATTAATTATTATTATGTTTTTAACTTTTATAGCTTCAACTATTTTAACTATTTCATTTACAACTAATCAAAGACTAGAAAAAGAATACAACACAGTAGTTAATACAAAAAAAACACCTAAATTCGATTCAACTTATAATATTACAGTTGGAAGTAAAGCAAAACCTGAAAAAAATAGTACATTATTCTTACCAATATTTGATTTTATTAAAAAAGATTGAACTGGTATGAAAGAATCAAATAACTATAATATAGTTTTTAATAATATTTATGGTTATGAAACTTTAATAACTAAAACTATTGAATCAAATGAATTTAAAACAGCTTGAACATCTTATTTAGAAATGTTTGATATTAAAAACAGTAATAAAGATGGTGACGCAAAAGTAGCTGAAAATCAAGAAAAATTCGATTTTGCTATTGATGATGCTTTTTTTAATACAATGATTGATCTTATAAATAGTGATGATGAAAGTATTCAAGATACTGTTATTTATAAATACACTCAAAAAAATAAAGATTGATATAAAGATTATTTAATAGATAACAATAAAAGTAATTGATCAAAATTTATAAGTGATCCAAAATTTGAAACATTAAGAAATACTAAAAATCAAAATTTAAAAATTTATAACTACTCATATTATGCTTTTGAATCAGTTAGTCAATACCTTTTTAAAAATGTTAGGTATTTCATGAGTCAAGAATCAGAACTATTAGATAAAATAAAAAAAGACCTTAATACTAGAGAAAAAACTGCTAAATTATTTTATGAATTTTTCTTTGGTAAACAATGAGATAAAGATAATAAGATCGAAGAAAAATACATAACTAATGATGAAAATAAATATACACTACAATTTAATAAAGAACCTGGTTTTGAATTTAACGATATAATCACTCTTAATAAAGATAAAAATCAACAACCCACTGAAGATGATGACTTTTTTGAACTTATTGTTTCAAAAGGTTTTAAAGGTGTTTTAAGACCACTTTATATTAAAGGTTCAGATGAAGAAATTGAAA
This genomic interval carries:
- a CDS encoding STREFT protein, translated to MAKLWKSLKDYKKWYVPILMLLVVISAFLGFTSSYVDNKKNKFINSVENYIKLSSYAVKGKILNDEEGIDANYINQRLANKKVIDELGTNFIWKPDNDSSVSDTKIGDVLESYFGKSSDLFNKEIQYIDKNDNNQLKDITKKSPDSIVPDSIEPLINQLSIVQNTLASVSSQTLGLGIDLIQKNVLTTNKLIDSIKHNDIVKKVIEFIVNNEKTLKSIGEFLINNHKLNPSFYKNLNVRQLFNKELNSISTAITGQEHFNHNTDNLAEDLSSFILKTAYQVIATEFGKKDVEFLDKIKNVFNEFKNVFNREMLIKILPELLRYIKSELYFSMYYVVNENLSISELLNKRVESFKILADDKLDLLVLIKGLAKVMQEEKYANRFLDFMFKRVDKSKVYFDAKNKPNSIGTSNLFFDLINSVQNLILFLSNALEHVVPIIEKYVKTHQDNIQKLITDQINKLFEKVSAGHKKAYFNGNKLNIEIWSGTRFFDINYVTGHVHIFGEKGIITTVINALKNLFSLYSNVGATLLNFIKHIFYRDKEFNFTFKDAFINISNIWKLFSDILDIRYIDDNKRELALYLGLGPGKVIEAWSIYDVINLPNRGIVNSIGSIVKDINKVLDPLRTILNKLTEYKFINSPSEFVDSQSSGINKTKWFPAYLENAGKYFEKQSDIETPEYDLIKTLYDENGNFATEFTQKWAEFIIPDIKDNSNPLIPIVKAITNNKPVKQKGKDQPAVINSLADIKNAIEISGESLISNTAFYRNIPSLKNINVPLSKLKALGIDGINDETLDKFLSRIGTSVEQYLDKHPKESIGIDVSAIGYILKSLYIKVTATSSDPKSEKVENKNILQTIIDSLDSRESNDSSTKPDYSYFLWDKIKFTLDGQDLTNEITMDKSVSPLRYLIGIDQSTFIKKSISHSLCILLGGLNIHDEFYNVSVNNKKSVTSLFEALSFVLNNKQKELNQKEKEIIGQYYEKDAWTTKHISSSKNKIKYKLIRTKFSNSQFNNIIGQEFEVTLEKQENNNSYWEIKSVIALNYTNLLQ